The DNA segment cttgcttttttttgtagGGAGCGAAAGGTAGACAAATTAAGGAAGATGATTGCTGTAGATGGCAACCCAAACCCCACTAAGTTGAATACCAGGTTTTCAGCTGTTATCCACATTGGGGTGGGGAAGTCTAAAGTGCATGCTGAAATATTCCACAGAGGAAAGTATTTCACAGTCCGAAACATAAAGGTTGGGATGCTGAGAAGGATGCTGAAGAACCAGGTGAGCAAGCAGATCCCTTTGGCCATAGCTTTCCTCCGTATCCCTCTGTGGTTCAAGGTATGAACAAAACTCAAATAGCGATCCACGCTGACTGCCACTAGCAAATAGATGCTGGTGTACATGTTTAGGGTGATGGACATGCTGGTGCTGCGACAAAGGAACTTGCCAAATGGCCAGTCAAATTCATTCCTGATGTTCTCTGCCCAGAAAGGAAGGCATGTGAGGAAGATAAGATCAGCAACAGCTAAGTTCGTAAGGTAGATTTCAGCTGTCTTCAGGGACCCCTTGTGCAGTAAGTATGTGAAGAGAACAAACAAATTTCCAAGCATTCCAATAAGGCAGATGATGTTGATATAATTGGGTACTATATAGTACACAATTTCCCACCATTCCTCCAAGTCCGGGCAAATAGTTTCATTGCTCTTGTTTTCACTCCGGTTTGAGGAGAGAACATTCAGTAGAGGAGtttcagtcattttttaaaaattctgaagtaGTGAACAGGAGACGTCTTTGAAATGAGAGAAAGGGGCTGTGaaaaagaagcataaaattCCAACAGTTGTCTCCCATCAGAGGTGTAACAAACATTTAACTGGTGGAAATCCTTTATTAGTGCTCACTGATTATTATAGGCCAGATCAATCCATGCTTCA comes from the Falco cherrug isolate bFalChe1 chromosome 7, bFalChe1.pri, whole genome shotgun sequence genome and includes:
- the BDKRB1 gene encoding B1 bradykinin receptor produces the protein MTETPLLNVLSSNRSENKSNETICPDLEEWWEIVYYIVPNYINIICLIGMLGNLFVLFTYLLHKGSLKTAEIYLTNLAVADLIFLTCLPFWAENIRNEFDWPFGKFLCRSTSMSITLNMYTSIYLLVAVSVDRYLSFVHTLNHRGIRRKAMAKGICLLTWFFSILLSIPTFMFRTVKYFPLWNISACTLDFPTPMWITAENLVFNLVGFGLPSTAIIFLNLSTFRSLQKKAREGRALRTKSCKEHKGTKATRLIFTVVLMFLLCWTPYHFFVFLDTLYQTEVIKGCFWGELVNFGEQFSYTLATTSSCINPVIYVFVGKYFRQKALEVFSQFIPCGFPLSWVSFKEKSSYFNMFPIRSSLT